CTGCGCCGTAGAAGACTGGTTGAATTGTCACGCCCCCGGATCGTCATTCCCGCGAAAGCGGGAATCCAGGGGTGGTGGGGCGAGGAACATGCCGCTATACCCCGCCCAACCCCTGGATTCCCGCTTTCGCGGGAATGACGATCCGGGGGCTAGCGTGCCTCGCCGTACAGGCGTTTCAGCCGCGCCGGTGGCACGCCGGCGAGGTAGAGGAGCTTCAGCGCCCACATGAGCAGGATGGTCCGTACCGCGCCGTGCTTCTCCCAGCGGCGCGCCGAGCTCACCACGCGCGCGCGCAGGCAGGCGATGCGCCCGGCTTTCTTGAGCGCGCGCGAGAACGCCACGTCCTCCATCAGCGGTATTTCCGGGAAGCCTCCGAGATCCTCGAACACGGCACGGCGCACGAAGATGGCTTGGTCGCCGGTGGCGACCCGGGTCAGCCGGGAGCGCAGACTGATCATGCGCCCGACAAGGCGCAGCAGCGGGCGCGTGCTGTCCAGGCGGATGTCGAAGCGTCCGCCGACGCAGCGGGCGTCGGCCATGCATGCCTGGACGTCCCGGCTCGCGCCGGCGGGGGGGTTCGTGTCGGCGTGCAGGAAGAGGAGCACGTCGCCCGCGGCTTGGCGCGCGCCCGCGTTCATCTGCGTGGCCCGGCCCCTGCGCGAGACCACGAGCCGCGCCGGGGTGGCGGGGACGATTTCTGCCGTTCGGTCCGTGCTGCCGCCGTCGACCACGATGAGTTCGCAGTTCTCGACTCGGGCGAGGTCCGCGAGGGTGGCTGCGATGGTCCGTTCCTCGTTCAGGACGGGAATGATGATGGAGAGCCGCATGGACGGGTGGGGCGCCCGCCGGGCGGATTCGTCTTAAACCAGCGTGCCGCCGCAACTGCTGCCGGTGCCGGCGGTGCAGGCGTAGCAATGGTTCGCCGTGAGAATGGGCTGGTCCTCGAAGTCCGCCGCGGAGAAATCCCGGATGTGGGGGCGTTTCCCGTTGACTTGGCCCAGCGGCATCTCGAGCATCTGGTTGAAGTCGCAGTCGTACACCGACCCATCCCACGCCACGCTCAACAGGTCCCGGCACATGACCTTCTCCACCGTTTCGGCGTTGAAGTTGTCCTCCAGGAGCTGCAGGTAGTCGTCGTACTGGCCCCGCTGCTTGAGGAACTTCTTGAAGCGGGTAATGGGCATGTTGGTCAGGCAATAGAGGTGGTTGAAGACGATGCCGAGTTCGTCGCCGAGCATGCGCCGGTAGTCGTCCTCGAGCTTCTCCTGGGGCGGCGGCAGGTAGTTGCCCATGGGGTTGTAGACGAGGTTGAGCTCAAGCCCTGAATCGGGCTGTCCGTAGCCCAGGCGGTTCAGCTCCTGCAGCCCGCGCACGCTCAACTCGAAGGTGCCGTTGCCGCGCTGACTGTCCACGTTCTCC
Above is a genomic segment from Deltaproteobacteria bacterium containing:
- the arsS gene encoding arsenosugar biosynthesis radical SAM protein ArsS (Some members of this family are selenoproteins.), with translation MEAVTLYFDEKVRASGRSLRKQKLQVLQVNMGKYCNQSCFHCHVEAGPGRKEIMDRDTVDDVLRFLENSDIPTVDITGGAPELNPHFDHLVESCRGLGRHVMDRCNLTVFYEEGKEHLPEFFRRHQVEVICSLPCYTRENVDSQRGNGTFELSVRGLQELNRLGYGQPDSGLELNLVYNPMGNYLPPPQEKLEDDYRRMLGDELGIVFNHLYCLTNMPITRFKKFLKQRGQYDDYLQLLEDNFNAETVEKVMCRDLLSVAWDGSVYDCDFNQMLEMPLGQVNGKRPHIRDFSAADFEDQPILTANHCYACTAGTGSSCGGTLV
- a CDS encoding TIGR04283 family arsenosugar biosynthesis glycosyltransferase, yielding MRLSIIIPVLNEERTIAATLADLARVENCELIVVDGGSTDRTAEIVPATPARLVVSRRGRATQMNAGARQAAGDVLLFLHADTNPPAGASRDVQACMADARCVGGRFDIRLDSTRPLLRLVGRMISLRSRLTRVATGDQAIFVRRAVFEDLGGFPEIPLMEDVAFSRALKKAGRIACLRARVVSSARRWEKHGAVRTILLMWALKLLYLAGVPPARLKRLYGEAR